Proteins from one Hoplias malabaricus isolate fHopMal1 chromosome 2, fHopMal1.hap1, whole genome shotgun sequence genomic window:
- the LOC136686902 gene encoding zinc-binding protein A33-like, producing MAYSLSPLEQDLACPVCFEIFKDPVILSCCHSLCRTCLEQIWRGCLAGRECPVCRQQLSEDHLSSNLALRNKCESFLQQRKEQASDTQRCSLHLEKLNLFCVDDEKLVCPKCVLQDHQNHSFWSIRKAAKPLKEKLEPHLTRLERKLYIFEKCKTLNDQQTVYIKSQAQNTENEIKEEFKKLHQFLREEEAARIHALREENEEKSQRMKTQMEGLNNQIMEISARIRELDRQLRDDSLLLQDFERASERAEYTVPDPEPDFGVLINVSKHLGNLRYRVWEKMKDLCSYFPVLLDPNTANTSLSLSADLSSVSLSAISSQVPDNLERMSAYRGVLGSEGFSSGTLSWEVDVGESKDWILGVAEESVSRKEPHIAVPENGFWCVWREDDEISAGISMSFTESLGTKPTLQKIRITLTWEKGLVMFSDMDSNTELYTFSHVFSKTMYPYFNNNSTHPLKIMPAHIG from the exons ATggcttattctctctctccgctGGAGCAGGACCTCGCCTGCCCTGTGTGTTTTGAGATCTTTAAGGACCCAGTCATTCTCTCTTGTTGTCACAGTCTGTGTAGGACATGTTTGGAACAAATATGGAGGGGGTGTTTGGCCGGAAGAGAGTGCCCCGTCTGTAGGCAGCAGTTGTCAGAAGACCATCTCTCTTCAAACTTGGCTTTGAGGAACAAATGTGAGTCCTTCCTCCAGCAGAGAAAAGAGCAGGCCTCAGACACCCAGAGATGTTCTCTACACTTGGAGAAGCTTAATCTCTTCTGTGTGGATGATGAGAAGCTGGTGTGTCCCAAGTGTGTGCTGCAGGACCATCAGAACCACAGTTTCTGGTCCATCCGCAAAGCTGCAAAGCCACTCAAG gAGAAGCTTGAGCCTCACCTAACACGCTTGGAGAGAAAACTTTACATATtcgaaaaatgtaaaaccctcaacgACCAGCAGACTGTATATATTAAG TCACAGGCTCAAAACACAGAGAATGAGATAAAGGAGGAATTCAAGAAGCTGCATCAGTTCCTGAGAGAAGAGGAGGCGGCTAGGATTCATGCTCTGAGAGAGGAAAATGAGGAGAAGAGCCAGAGGATGAAGACCCAGATGGAAGGACTGAATAATCAGATTATGGAAATAAGTGCTAGGATCAGAGAACTAGACCGTCAGCTAAGGGATGACTCCTTACTTTTGCAG GATTTCGAACGGGCAAGTGAAAG AGCTGAATACACAGTACCGGATCCCGAACCAGATTTTGGAGTTCTGATTAATGTAAGTAAACATCTGGGCAATCTGAGGTACAGAGTGTGGGAGAAGATGAAGGACCTCTGTTCTTACT TCCCAGTGCTTCTGGACCCCAACACTGCAAACACTTCTCTCAGTTTATCAGCAGACCTCAGCAGTGTCTCGCTCTCAGCCATAAGCTCTCAGGTTCCTGATAACCTTGAGAGGATGAGCGCTTATCGAGGGGTTCTCGGTTCTGAAGGGTTCTCCTCAGGAACCCTCAGCTGGGAGGTGGATGTAGGAGAGAGTAAGGACTGGATTTTGGGAGTGGCTGAGGAGTCGGTCAGCAGAAAGGAGCCTCACATTGCCGTGCCGGAGAACGGGTTCTGGTGTGTATGGAGGGAAGATGATGAGATCAGTGCTGGAATCTCCATGAGCTTCACTGAATCTCTTGGGACAAAGCCAACCCTCCAAAAAATCCGCATCACACTCACATGGGAGAAAGGTCTGGTCATGTTTTCTGACATGGACAGCAACACAGAGCTGTACACATTTTCACATGTTTTCTCAAAGACCATGTATCCGTACTTCAACAACAACAGTACACACCCGCTCAAAATCATGCCTGCCCATATCGGATGA